In a genomic window of Paramicrobacterium chengjingii:
- a CDS encoding DeoR/GlpR family DNA-binding transcription regulator, with the protein MTDADSLPAELRRDRIRARLDKRGYVRVADIARDFAVSSVTARTDLDALVEVGVARRVHGGAVAASAAPEVSVEQSVQTGVESKRAIARRAAGLIDAGQSVFLDVGSTALAVAEALVERTELHDVVVVTNGLSTALTLESAVPRLSVYVTGGALRPLQHSLVNPMGQQLIESVHADVAILGCNGVDVVAGVTNVNLPEAEIKRAMVAASDRVVITADASKLARVTVGHVAELSQVDTIVTDAAADAATVEELRSAGAAVLLA; encoded by the coding sequence ATGACGGATGCCGATTCCCTCCCCGCTGAGCTTCGCCGTGACCGCATCCGGGCTCGGCTTGACAAGCGCGGCTACGTTCGCGTCGCCGACATCGCCCGGGATTTTGCTGTCTCGAGCGTCACGGCACGCACCGATCTCGACGCGCTTGTCGAGGTGGGGGTCGCGCGGCGCGTACACGGAGGAGCGGTTGCTGCAAGCGCGGCGCCTGAAGTGTCCGTCGAGCAGTCAGTGCAGACGGGCGTTGAGTCAAAGCGCGCGATCGCTCGACGGGCCGCGGGGCTTATTGATGCGGGGCAGAGCGTTTTTCTTGACGTCGGGTCGACTGCGCTGGCCGTCGCCGAGGCATTGGTCGAGCGCACGGAGCTGCACGACGTTGTCGTCGTGACCAATGGGCTGTCAACAGCGCTGACTCTCGAGTCCGCTGTTCCGCGGCTCTCTGTCTATGTGACGGGTGGCGCGCTTCGACCGCTGCAGCACTCGCTCGTTAACCCCATGGGTCAGCAGCTCATCGAAAGCGTGCACGCTGACGTCGCGATCCTCGGTTGCAACGGTGTCGATGTGGTGGCGGGCGTCACAAACGTGAATCTGCCGGAGGCCGAGATCAAGCGCGCGATGGTGGCAGCATCCGATCGCGTGGTGATCACGGCGGATGCGTCGAAGCTGGCACGCGTCACCGTGGGGCACGTGGCAGAGCTGTCGCAGGTCGACACGATAGTGACGGATGCTGCAGCTGACGCCGCGACTGTCGAGGAGCTGCGATCCGCTGGCGCGGCCGTACTGCTCGCGTAG
- a CDS encoding amino acid ABC transporter ATP-binding protein, translated as MSATLQPTSNETEAGYAGVRLRDVRKSFGHTEVLKGVDLDVAPQEVVCIIGPSGSGKSTLLKCINLLERPSAGSIWVEGVELTDPSSDVNAVRATVGMVFQHFNLFPHITILENVTMALRVVKRISAKEAEKIAMRQLTRLGVDSLSHMRPADCSGGQQQRVAITRALAMEPRVMLFDEATSALDPELVKGVLDEMKSLALDGMTMVVVTHEMAFAREVADRVVFMDDGRIVEIGPAKELLANPQTDRLRDFLSQVL; from the coding sequence ATGAGCGCAACGCTGCAGCCCACGAGTAATGAAACCGAGGCTGGCTACGCCGGCGTGCGGTTGCGGGACGTTCGAAAGTCATTCGGGCATACCGAGGTGCTCAAAGGCGTCGATCTTGACGTCGCGCCTCAAGAGGTCGTGTGCATCATCGGCCCGTCTGGGTCAGGCAAATCGACCCTTCTGAAGTGCATCAATCTTCTCGAGCGACCGAGTGCAGGGTCCATCTGGGTTGAAGGAGTTGAGCTGACCGACCCGTCGTCGGACGTGAATGCGGTACGAGCCACCGTCGGCATGGTGTTTCAGCATTTCAACCTCTTTCCACACATCACGATTCTCGAGAACGTCACGATGGCTCTTCGAGTCGTCAAACGGATTTCGGCGAAGGAGGCAGAGAAGATTGCGATGCGTCAGCTCACCCGACTCGGCGTCGACAGCTTGAGTCATATGCGGCCTGCGGATTGTTCTGGCGGACAGCAGCAACGCGTGGCGATCACGCGTGCCCTTGCCATGGAACCGAGAGTCATGCTCTTTGACGAAGCAACGTCGGCATTAGACCCGGAACTCGTCAAAGGGGTGCTTGACGAGATGAAATCCCTCGCGCTCGACGGAATGACGATGGTCGTCGTCACTCATGAGATGGCATTCGCCCGCGAGGTCGCCGATCGGGTTGTGTTCATGGATGACGGGCGCATCGTCGAGATCGGGCCGGCGAAGGAGCTGCTCGCGAATCCTCAGACCGACAGGCTCAGAGACTTTCTCTCGCAAGTTCTCTGA
- a CDS encoding DUF402 domain-containing protein: MDDARSGSPPPNELRFSPDQSIALRSVREYGQHGRAVGFAVASYVIVDGNIVAVATPPGSDMRTRSGVGSGPGRRLVLPEDWDGTHDRRAWTGQTVVRVHRAGEPWSVWRWHDGDTWVGEWYGNLETPWVRTTMGFDTQDWILDVLCSGTPGTRSWAVRYKDEDELEWSLAVGAVSSEEVERTREAGEQLSAIARNAEWPFNADWDAWAPSSPLPVATLPAGWKHLD; encoded by the coding sequence ATGGACGATGCACGGTCAGGCTCACCTCCACCGAACGAGTTACGATTCTCGCCTGATCAGTCGATCGCGTTACGCAGCGTCCGCGAATACGGTCAGCATGGCCGCGCTGTCGGCTTCGCCGTCGCTAGCTATGTCATTGTCGACGGCAACATTGTTGCTGTAGCGACACCGCCAGGCTCTGACATGCGCACCCGTTCTGGTGTGGGGAGCGGGCCCGGCCGACGATTGGTGCTCCCCGAGGACTGGGACGGAACGCACGACCGACGCGCCTGGACGGGCCAAACGGTTGTGCGTGTGCATCGCGCTGGTGAGCCGTGGTCTGTATGGCGTTGGCACGACGGCGACACCTGGGTCGGCGAATGGTATGGCAACCTCGAGACGCCGTGGGTGAGAACGACAATGGGCTTCGACACGCAGGACTGGATTCTGGACGTGCTGTGTTCCGGGACTCCGGGAACGCGTTCGTGGGCTGTTCGCTACAAAGACGAAGACGAACTTGAGTGGTCGCTTGCCGTCGGAGCCGTTTCGTCGGAAGAGGTCGAAAGAACTCGAGAAGCTGGTGAGCAGCTCTCGGCGATCGCACGCAATGCGGAGTGGCCGTTCAACGCCGACTGGGACGCCTGGGCCCCGAGCAGTCCACTGCCGGTGGCGACGCTCCCTGCAGGGTGGAAACATCTCGACTGA
- a CDS encoding substrate-binding periplasmic protein, translated as MALVVTGCSAANSSGTGDGDDNPYGLMTPGVILSATSGDQPYFTTVENGGEPEGFLIDLNAEITKRLGLTIEYKQTPTAGEIPGLTSGQFDMVTGGFGVTDKREEAVNFSTAIYWDTIALLAPKDTTMSAFEDMKGKRIGVVTGSIQVEFLKNNHPDAIPVLFQGTNAAVSALNSGSVDGFVWSGVSMKPYIDQYDSLDIAYSEPVDHATSVMFQKSNHALTNAYNEQLETMAKDGSFKELYDKYFGDLPVPEPMTEIYPNLAD; from the coding sequence ATGGCGCTCGTCGTTACTGGATGCTCCGCAGCGAATTCCTCGGGAACAGGCGATGGCGATGACAACCCGTACGGGCTCATGACGCCTGGAGTGATTCTGTCTGCGACATCAGGAGATCAGCCGTATTTCACGACAGTCGAGAATGGAGGGGAGCCCGAAGGGTTTCTCATCGACCTCAACGCAGAGATCACGAAACGCCTCGGACTGACGATCGAATATAAGCAAACTCCGACGGCCGGGGAGATTCCCGGACTGACATCGGGTCAATTCGATATGGTGACCGGCGGGTTCGGTGTTACAGATAAACGAGAAGAAGCCGTGAACTTCTCGACGGCCATCTATTGGGACACGATTGCGCTGCTCGCGCCCAAAGACACGACAATGAGCGCGTTTGAGGATATGAAAGGGAAGCGAATCGGAGTGGTCACCGGATCAATCCAGGTGGAGTTTCTCAAGAACAACCACCCTGACGCCATTCCTGTTTTGTTTCAAGGGACGAATGCCGCGGTGTCTGCTTTGAACTCGGGCAGTGTCGACGGCTTTGTGTGGAGCGGCGTCAGCATGAAGCCGTACATCGACCAGTATGACTCACTTGATATTGCGTACTCAGAACCGGTTGACCACGCGACCTCCGTCATGTTTCAGAAGAGCAATCACGCGTTGACCAACGCATACAACGAGCAGCTCGAGACGATGGCAAAGGACGGGTCGTTTAAGGAGCTCTATGACAAGTACTTCGGCGACCTTCCGGTGCCTGAGCCGATGACAGAGATCTACCCCAACCTGGCTGACTGA
- a CDS encoding SDR family oxidoreductase: MRIFVTGSTGWIGSAAVAELLRSGHEVVGLARSDASVAKLERAGAEALTGDLDDLVSLRDGSRSCDGVVHLANKHDWAHPAENNRTERAAVETILDALDGSTKPFIIANGLSGLVDSWPATEMDASPEVGPGADRGGSENLALSATTRGIRSVAMRFAPSVHGRGDWGFVNWLAAAARRTGVSGYIGDGGSAWSAVHVSDAGQLIRLALEKAPAGVRLHAVAEGSISTRAIAQALGRAMNLPVTSIDPEDAPDHFGVVAHFFAETMTASNVFTRETLGWQPSGPTLVEDILAGGYSTD, translated from the coding sequence ATGCGCATTTTTGTGACAGGTTCCACGGGCTGGATCGGATCGGCGGCTGTCGCTGAACTTCTACGGTCCGGGCACGAGGTCGTTGGGCTCGCTCGTTCCGATGCGTCAGTCGCCAAGCTTGAGCGTGCCGGGGCGGAAGCTCTCACGGGCGACCTCGATGACCTGGTCTCGTTGCGCGACGGATCACGATCGTGCGACGGAGTGGTTCACCTCGCGAACAAGCACGATTGGGCTCATCCCGCTGAGAACAACCGCACCGAGCGTGCGGCGGTCGAGACGATTCTCGACGCTCTTGACGGTTCGACGAAGCCGTTCATCATCGCGAATGGCCTTTCTGGTCTCGTTGATTCGTGGCCCGCAACCGAGATGGATGCTTCGCCTGAAGTGGGCCCAGGGGCCGACCGTGGCGGCTCTGAGAACCTGGCGCTCAGCGCGACCACACGCGGCATCCGGTCAGTTGCCATGCGCTTCGCGCCGAGCGTTCACGGCCGCGGCGACTGGGGGTTCGTGAACTGGCTGGCCGCTGCGGCGCGCCGAACCGGTGTCTCGGGATACATTGGCGACGGCGGCAGCGCGTGGTCTGCCGTGCACGTCTCGGATGCGGGGCAACTCATTCGGTTGGCTCTCGAGAAGGCCCCCGCAGGGGTGCGGCTCCACGCCGTCGCCGAAGGGTCGATCTCAACGAGGGCCATCGCGCAGGCACTCGGCCGAGCAATGAACCTGCCGGTCACCTCAATTGACCCAGAGGATGCTCCTGATCATTTCGGAGTCGTCGCGCATTTCTTCGCTGAGACGATGACCGCGTCAAACGTGTTCACCCGGGAGACGCTCGGCTGGCAGCCAAGCGGCCCGACGCTCGTTGAGGACATTCTCGCTGGCGGATACTCCACTGACTGA
- the galT gene encoding galactose-1-phosphate uridylyltransferase translates to MPHTPHIAELTGGITSQAHKLADGRDIIYFDDPDSTLPAGRRADSRTPEPRPATASMRQDPLTGEWVSIAAARQNRAFLPPAELDPLAPQSPTNPSEVPNDYDVAVFENKSPSFGPHVHDADEPRGLYDLTRIGIERTRTSVGRCEVVCFSPEREGSFGSLTRTRARTVIEAWAERTRALSALPNVRQVFPFENRGVEIGVTLQHPHGQIYSYPYITPRTQSLLDSIDSYGPTLFADILSSEQAGERMLLRGDHWSAFVPFAARWPVEVHMLPHRHVADFAETSAAERDELAGLYLRLLRGVDALYDTATPYIAAWHQAPANVARDDVRLMLQLTSPRRAADKLKYLAGSEAAMGAWIGDIPPEKSAQNLRDAIARADLAHPVEPAASVPSSVKESR, encoded by the coding sequence ATGCCCCATACTCCCCACATCGCAGAGCTCACCGGCGGAATCACCAGCCAGGCGCACAAGCTCGCTGACGGACGCGACATCATCTACTTCGACGACCCCGATTCGACACTGCCCGCCGGGCGACGCGCCGATTCTCGGACCCCCGAGCCCCGCCCGGCAACAGCGTCGATGCGGCAAGACCCACTGACAGGTGAATGGGTATCGATCGCCGCCGCGCGCCAGAATCGTGCTTTTCTCCCCCCAGCCGAACTCGATCCCCTCGCTCCGCAGAGCCCGACGAATCCATCTGAGGTACCCAACGACTACGACGTCGCCGTCTTCGAGAACAAATCGCCGTCGTTTGGGCCGCATGTGCACGATGCCGACGAGCCGCGGGGACTCTACGACCTCACGCGCATCGGAATCGAGCGCACGCGCACATCGGTCGGTCGGTGCGAGGTCGTGTGCTTCTCCCCCGAACGCGAGGGCTCCTTCGGCTCGCTCACCCGCACCCGGGCACGCACGGTCATCGAGGCCTGGGCCGAGCGCACGCGCGCGCTCAGCGCTCTGCCGAACGTGCGCCAGGTTTTCCCGTTCGAAAACCGCGGCGTGGAGATCGGCGTGACCTTGCAGCATCCTCACGGCCAGATCTACTCCTACCCGTACATCACCCCACGCACCCAGAGCCTGCTCGACTCCATCGACTCGTACGGTCCCACGCTGTTCGCCGACATTCTCTCGAGCGAGCAAGCGGGCGAACGGATGCTGCTGCGCGGCGATCATTGGAGCGCATTCGTTCCGTTTGCCGCCCGGTGGCCGGTCGAAGTGCACATGCTGCCGCACCGTCACGTCGCCGACTTCGCCGAGACGTCTGCGGCCGAACGCGACGAGCTTGCCGGTCTCTACCTGCGCCTGCTGCGCGGTGTCGACGCACTCTACGACACCGCCACTCCGTACATCGCCGCATGGCACCAGGCCCCCGCGAACGTGGCCCGCGACGATGTGAGGCTCATGCTGCAGCTCACGTCGCCGCGTCGTGCCGCAGACAAACTCAAGTATCTTGCCGGCTCAGAGGCTGCGATGGGAGCCTGGATCGGCGACATTCCGCCGGAGAAGTCCGCACAGAATCTGCGCGATGCGATCGCGCGCGCCGACCTGGCGCATCCCGTCGAGCCCGCGGCATCCGTGCCCTCTTCTGTCAAGGAGTCCCGATGA
- the galK gene encoding galactokinase: protein MTTSPRSTADSFAARYNRAPDGVWQGPGRVNLIGEHTDYNDGFVLPFAIDRTTAVAVAARDDRTVRVSSDFADAVATVSLDDLDDPQLAAGTLSGWSAYPFGVVWALRHFGADLASAPGFDAHVASDVPTGAGLSSSAALMCAIAVALNDEWQLGFDAQTLARVGQLAENKAVGAPTGIMDESASLFGRRDAAVFLDCRSLDSEVIDLGLEQSGLEILVMNTRVDHAHATGGYAARRASCEKGARLMGVASLRDIDSDDLPRAERELDDETFRRVRHIITENQRVLDTVRTLRTDGPGAIGALVNASHLSMRDDFEISVPELDLAVETAQANGAVGARMTGGGFGGAAVALISSDRVGQTTDAVTHAFADAGFREPECFTVHPADGAGRAL from the coding sequence ATGACCACCTCACCGCGTTCCACAGCCGACTCCTTCGCCGCCCGCTACAACCGCGCCCCCGACGGCGTGTGGCAGGGCCCAGGCCGGGTGAATCTGATTGGCGAGCACACCGACTACAACGACGGTTTCGTGCTGCCCTTCGCCATCGACAGAACCACAGCGGTCGCCGTCGCCGCACGCGACGACCGCACGGTGCGGGTGTCGAGCGACTTCGCGGATGCCGTCGCAACGGTGTCGCTCGACGACCTCGACGACCCGCAGCTCGCCGCTGGCACGCTGAGCGGCTGGTCGGCGTATCCCTTCGGAGTCGTCTGGGCACTTCGGCACTTCGGCGCCGATCTCGCTTCCGCACCGGGATTCGACGCTCACGTCGCCTCTGACGTGCCCACCGGAGCGGGGCTTTCGTCGTCTGCCGCGCTCATGTGCGCCATTGCCGTCGCGTTGAACGACGAATGGCAGCTCGGCTTCGATGCACAGACGCTCGCCCGGGTCGGCCAGCTCGCCGAGAACAAGGCAGTTGGCGCGCCCACCGGCATTATGGACGAAAGCGCCTCGCTGTTTGGGCGCCGCGACGCCGCGGTGTTTCTCGACTGCCGATCGCTCGACTCCGAGGTGATCGACCTGGGGCTGGAGCAATCTGGTCTCGAGATCCTCGTCATGAACACGCGGGTCGACCATGCCCATGCAACAGGAGGGTATGCGGCTCGCCGGGCGTCGTGTGAGAAGGGAGCGAGGCTGATGGGCGTCGCAAGTCTGCGCGACATCGACAGCGACGACCTCCCGCGCGCCGAACGAGAGCTCGACGACGAGACGTTCCGCCGCGTGCGCCACATCATCACCGAGAATCAACGTGTTCTCGACACCGTGCGAACGCTGCGCACCGACGGACCCGGTGCGATTGGCGCCCTCGTGAATGCCTCGCACCTCTCGATGCGCGATGACTTCGAGATCTCGGTGCCCGAGCTCGACCTCGCCGTCGAGACCGCGCAGGCGAACGGCGCAGTCGGCGCACGCATGACCGGTGGTGGTTTCGGTGGAGCTGCCGTCGCTTTGATCTCGAGTGATCGCGTCGGCCAGACGACGGATGCTGTCACGCACGCATTCGCCGATGCCGGCTTCCGTGAACCCGAGTGCTTCACTGTGCACCCTGCTGACGGCGCCGGTCGCGCACTCTGA
- a CDS encoding amino acid ABC transporter permease, with amino-acid sequence MDEFLHTFFDVDSILTILPILLTEGLTNTLIISVSAVIAGLILGLVLAMMLMSRLWVLKVAARIYVDVFRGLPAILTISLVGLGFPAAGIRPFGTSPFGYAILAVGLISAAYTAEILRSGIQSIDKGQLQAGRSLGMTYFHAMRKIVVPQGVRNVLPALTNRFIIDIKESSLVYLLGLSVGQRELYFIAYQQQAVTYNSSALVAAGICYLMMTVPLTYIVNAWDRRLRSGRTRRRANSVPNESAMEVAK; translated from the coding sequence ATGGACGAATTCCTTCACACGTTTTTCGACGTGGACTCAATCCTGACAATCCTTCCGATCTTGCTGACCGAGGGGCTCACTAATACGCTCATCATCTCGGTGTCGGCGGTGATCGCCGGGCTCATTCTGGGCCTTGTGCTCGCGATGATGTTGATGTCGAGACTGTGGGTTCTCAAAGTCGCAGCACGAATCTACGTTGATGTGTTTCGCGGGCTTCCTGCGATCCTCACCATCAGTCTCGTTGGCCTTGGATTCCCGGCGGCTGGCATTCGCCCCTTCGGAACGTCACCGTTTGGCTACGCGATCTTGGCTGTGGGTCTCATTTCAGCGGCATACACCGCTGAGATCTTGCGGTCAGGCATTCAATCAATCGACAAGGGGCAGCTGCAGGCCGGTCGGTCGCTCGGTATGACCTACTTTCACGCGATGCGAAAGATCGTTGTTCCTCAGGGCGTGCGCAATGTGCTTCCGGCACTGACGAATCGGTTCATCATCGACATCAAAGAGAGCTCACTTGTCTACCTTCTGGGACTTTCCGTTGGGCAGCGTGAACTGTACTTCATCGCCTATCAGCAGCAGGCCGTCACCTACAATTCGTCGGCCCTTGTCGCGGCGGGAATCTGCTACCTCATGATGACGGTGCCGCTCACCTACATCGTCAATGCCTGGGACCGCCGACTGCGAAGCGGTCGAACGCGTCGCCGGGCCAACTCTGTTCCGAACGAATCAGCGATGGAGGTCGCCAAATGA
- a CDS encoding phosphoenolpyruvate carboxylase: protein MTDSYPPTSAISIIQAPRHMEIPDALRSDVSLLGELLGRVLIETGGTDLLDDVEKLRGLTIDAYENEDVKAFEDAEALVESFSSERAEEVARAFTCYFHLVNLAEERHRVRVLQGRNPEPSDDVGASFTSTMDALVRELGDEGAQRMLDSLEFRPVLTAHPTEARRRAVASSIRRISELVAENDDPRLGENVQAENKRELLAEVNVLFRTAPLRSTRPTPLDEVRTAMNIFDQTLFEAMPRIYRLIDDRLVGKAAGTLPPRSHAFVRFGSWIGADRDGNPNVTAKITRQAAAIQSEHVLLGLERAAARVGRMLTLDAGDTAASAELLSLWQRQRSLADELTSEIATRSPNEPHRRVMLMIAERIAATRGRNADLAYPHPDELLSDLRTVQSSLVAAGDKRSAYGEVQGLIWQVETFGFHLAELEVRQHSKVHRQALDELDRGAQPSEMTDEVLDVFRTIGALQTRYGVDAARRYIISFTQSVDDIANVHRLARYAFGDGETPVLDVIPLFETFNDLRNAPEILEKMIELPEVKQRLEATDRHLEVMLGYSDSSKDVGPVSATLTLYEAQDAIARWAERNSIRLTLFHGRGGAMGRGGGPANEAVLSQPPGSVDGRFKLTEQGEVIFAQYGNPIIALRHLEQIASATLLASSPSNGELNATAATAFADIAQVMDAASRERFYELIHADGFAPWFAEVTPQEEVGLLPLGSRPARRGLSVESLEDLRAIPWVFSWSQARINLAGWFGLGTALKAVGDSDELQQAYREWPLFTTMIDNVQMSLAKTDERIATRYLQLGDRGDLSALVLDEMELTRKWALIATGTTELLENRAVLQRAVRLRSPYVDALSLLQLRALRTLRGTATQETETTIDQARNLLLLSVNGVAAGLQNTG from the coding sequence ATGACTGATTCTTATCCCCCCACATCAGCAATCTCGATCATCCAGGCTCCCCGCCACATGGAGATTCCCGACGCCCTCCGTTCCGACGTGAGTCTGCTCGGCGAACTGCTCGGCCGTGTGCTGATCGAGACCGGCGGCACAGACCTGCTCGACGACGTCGAAAAGCTGCGCGGTCTGACGATCGATGCCTACGAGAATGAAGACGTGAAGGCGTTCGAAGACGCCGAAGCCCTCGTCGAATCGTTCTCTTCCGAGCGTGCAGAAGAGGTTGCTCGCGCGTTCACGTGTTACTTCCACCTGGTGAATCTTGCGGAGGAGCGGCATCGCGTGCGCGTGCTGCAGGGCCGCAATCCAGAACCGAGCGACGATGTCGGAGCATCCTTCACCTCGACGATGGACGCACTCGTGCGCGAGCTCGGCGACGAAGGTGCGCAGAGGATGCTCGATAGCCTCGAGTTTCGTCCGGTGCTCACCGCTCACCCCACTGAGGCGCGCCGCCGCGCTGTCGCCTCGTCGATACGCCGCATCAGCGAACTCGTCGCCGAGAACGACGACCCGCGATTGGGCGAGAACGTTCAGGCGGAGAACAAGCGCGAGCTGCTCGCCGAGGTGAACGTGCTCTTTCGCACGGCACCGCTGCGCTCGACACGGCCGACGCCGCTCGACGAGGTGCGCACGGCAATGAACATCTTCGACCAGACACTGTTCGAGGCGATGCCGCGCATCTACCGCCTCATCGACGACCGGCTCGTGGGCAAGGCAGCAGGCACGCTCCCACCGCGCTCGCACGCGTTCGTTCGCTTCGGCTCGTGGATCGGTGCCGACCGCGACGGCAACCCCAACGTGACGGCAAAGATCACCCGTCAGGCCGCGGCAATACAGTCGGAGCATGTGCTGCTCGGGCTCGAGCGTGCCGCCGCTCGCGTTGGCCGCATGCTCACGCTCGACGCGGGCGACACCGCGGCGAGCGCTGAGCTGCTTTCACTCTGGCAGCGTCAGCGTTCGCTCGCAGACGAGCTCACAAGCGAGATCGCCACGCGTTCACCCAACGAGCCGCACCGCCGCGTCATGCTGATGATCGCGGAGCGCATTGCCGCAACGCGTGGACGCAACGCCGACCTCGCCTACCCGCATCCAGACGAGCTTCTCTCCGACCTGCGCACGGTTCAGAGCTCTCTCGTGGCCGCGGGCGACAAACGCAGCGCCTACGGCGAAGTTCAGGGCCTCATTTGGCAGGTCGAGACCTTCGGCTTCCACTTGGCCGAGCTTGAGGTGCGTCAGCACTCGAAGGTGCACCGCCAGGCGCTCGACGAACTCGACCGCGGTGCCCAGCCGAGCGAAATGACCGACGAAGTGCTCGATGTGTTTCGCACGATCGGCGCGCTGCAGACGCGCTATGGGGTGGATGCTGCACGGCGGTACATCATCTCGTTTACGCAGAGCGTCGACGACATCGCCAACGTTCATCGCCTCGCGCGTTACGCATTCGGGGACGGCGAGACTCCCGTGCTCGATGTGATTCCGCTGTTCGAGACGTTCAACGACCTCCGAAATGCCCCGGAGATTCTCGAGAAGATGATCGAGCTGCCCGAGGTGAAGCAGCGGCTCGAAGCCACTGATCGTCACCTAGAAGTGATGCTCGGGTACTCCGACTCGTCAAAGGACGTCGGCCCGGTCTCGGCAACGCTCACGCTCTATGAGGCGCAGGATGCCATTGCGCGCTGGGCCGAACGCAACAGCATCCGCCTCACCCTCTTTCACGGTCGTGGCGGAGCCATGGGCCGAGGCGGCGGACCGGCGAACGAGGCAGTTCTCTCGCAGCCTCCCGGCTCCGTCGATGGGCGGTTCAAGCTCACCGAGCAGGGCGAGGTCATTTTTGCCCAGTACGGCAACCCGATCATCGCGCTTCGCCACCTCGAGCAGATTGCGTCGGCGACTCTACTGGCGTCAAGCCCGTCGAACGGCGAGCTCAATGCCACAGCGGCTACGGCGTTCGCCGACATCGCCCAGGTGATGGATGCCGCGAGCAGAGAGCGCTTCTATGAACTCATTCATGCGGACGGCTTCGCACCGTGGTTCGCGGAGGTCACTCCACAGGAAGAAGTCGGCCTTCTTCCTCTGGGCTCGCGCCCCGCGCGCCGCGGTCTCTCCGTCGAGTCCCTTGAAGACCTGCGGGCGATCCCGTGGGTGTTCTCCTGGTCGCAGGCGCGCATCAACCTCGCCGGCTGGTTCGGGCTCGGCACCGCACTCAAGGCCGTGGGAGACAGCGACGAATTGCAGCAGGCCTACCGCGAATGGCCGCTGTTCACAACGATGATCGACAACGTGCAGATGTCGCTCGCAAAGACCGACGAGCGCATCGCCACTCGGTACCTGCAGCTCGGCGACCGCGGCGATCTCTCGGCTCTCGTGCTCGACGAGATGGAGCTCACCCGCAAGTGGGCGCTCATCGCGACGGGAACCACAGAACTGCTCGAGAACCGCGCGGTGCTGCAGCGTGCAGTGCGCCTACGCAGCCCCTATGTCGATGCTCTGTCGCTGCTGCAGCTGCGCGCCCTGCGCACGCTGCGCGGCACGGCGACGCAGGAGACCGAGACGACGATCGACCAGGCACGCAATCTTCTGCTGCTCTCGGTGAACGGCGTCGCGGCCGGGCTGCAGAACACCGGCTGA
- a CDS encoding TetR/AcrR family transcriptional regulator produces MVSEHGKAGRPRSEQARAAILHAVDDLLVDVGYGAVTLKGIAERAGVSRQTIYRWWSTKAEILLEASAIDARQELDIAPQDGPVAEITAYLDALRTFLTNSDAGAAYRALLGEAQHDSAVRELLLSSDPIGDSAATVLSRALPDDVLALPRSRAVSSLVGPTFFWVLSGRDPAAMNTHDLALEFIRTAAPSHASD; encoded by the coding sequence ATGGTCAGCGAACACGGCAAAGCCGGCCGGCCGCGCAGCGAGCAGGCCCGGGCAGCGATCCTTCATGCCGTCGACGATCTGCTGGTGGATGTCGGCTACGGCGCCGTCACGCTCAAAGGCATAGCCGAGCGCGCGGGGGTGTCGCGCCAGACGATCTACCGCTGGTGGTCCACAAAGGCAGAAATCCTCTTGGAAGCAAGCGCTATCGACGCGCGCCAGGAGCTCGACATTGCTCCACAGGATGGCCCCGTCGCCGAAATCACCGCCTACCTCGATGCACTCAGGACGTTTCTCACGAACTCAGATGCGGGTGCGGCGTATCGCGCACTACTCGGGGAAGCACAGCACGACTCGGCCGTGCGCGAACTGCTTCTCAGCAGCGACCCAATCGGCGACAGCGCAGCAACGGTCCTCTCCCGTGCTCTCCCTGATGACGTGCTGGCACTCCCCCGGTCGCGCGCTGTCTCATCGCTTGTCGGACCGACATTTTTCTGGGTGCTCAGCGGACGAGATCCCGCTGCCATGAACACTCATGATCTCGCGCTCGAGTTCATCCGAACCGCCGCGCCCTCCCACGCCAGCGATTGA